From the genome of Roseiconus lacunae, one region includes:
- a CDS encoding GDP-L-fucose synthase family protein encodes MNSVKLPQGRVYVAGHRGMVGGALVRLLQQLGIAESDLITRDRSELNLTRQADVEQFYRDERPDVVIFAAAKVGGIHANDTYPAEFIYDNLMMAANSIDAAYRNGTRRFLFLGSTCIYPRMAPQPMPEDCLLSGPLEPTNEAYALAKISGLKLCQHYRTQYGVAYHSAMPTNLYGPGDNYHPQNSHVMPAMIRRFDEAVRSGADEVVIWGTGTPRREFLHVDDLARGLIHLVNLEDPPNLVNVGTGSDISIRELAELIARVTGFTGRITQDPSKPDGTPVKRTNTDLIESTGWRPEIALEMGIKKTYEDYLQATDSGRLREV; translated from the coding sequence ATGAACTCAGTCAAGTTGCCACAGGGACGCGTCTACGTCGCCGGTCATCGCGGGATGGTCGGTGGCGCCTTAGTCCGGTTGCTACAACAACTAGGAATCGCCGAGAGCGATTTAATCACCCGCGATCGAAGCGAATTGAATCTGACCCGCCAGGCGGATGTCGAGCAGTTCTATCGTGACGAGCGTCCAGATGTGGTGATCTTTGCAGCCGCAAAGGTTGGCGGGATTCACGCCAATGATACGTACCCGGCGGAGTTCATCTACGACAATTTAATGATGGCCGCAAACTCCATTGATGCGGCGTATCGAAATGGAACTCGGCGATTCCTGTTTCTCGGTAGTACTTGCATCTATCCGCGCATGGCACCTCAGCCGATGCCGGAAGATTGCTTGCTGAGCGGCCCTCTGGAACCGACTAATGAGGCATACGCATTGGCAAAGATCAGTGGGCTAAAGCTGTGTCAGCATTATCGAACACAGTACGGCGTCGCTTACCATTCGGCGATGCCTACGAATTTGTATGGCCCCGGGGACAACTATCACCCACAAAATTCACATGTGATGCCGGCGATGATCCGCCGTTTCGATGAGGCGGTGCGTAGTGGTGCGGACGAGGTCGTGATTTGGGGAACCGGTACGCCTCGGCGTGAGTTTCTCCACGTCGATGATTTGGCACGTGGCTTGATTCATCTAGTGAATCTCGAAGATCCGCCCAACCTAGTGAACGTTGGTACCGGCAGTGACATTTCGATTCGTGAATTGGCAGAATTAATTGCCAGGGTGACCGGCTTTACCGGTAGGATTACCCAGGATCCGAGTAAGCCGGATGGGACACCCGTAAAGCGGACTAACACCGATTTGATTGAGTCAACGGGGTGGCGTCCCGAGATTGCTCTGGAAATGGGGATCAAAAAGACTTACGAAGATTACTTGCAAGCGACCGATTCGGGCCGATTGCGCGAAGTTTAG